One window from the genome of Treponema sp. OMZ 838 encodes:
- a CDS encoding B3/4 domain-containing protein, which produces MKFIMDESIGALGIKSIAIGIAKNVDPQASLSEAFLKKQKEMEEWALKCDVDEVFNHPVIQGYTDMLQSVGRSIKKYMPTVPALIRNIQHRGSIPHINSVIDIYNVESLRSLLAIGGHDLAKVDGQIEFTVNKEEGVFLPILSTEKHVAKTDYVYRDSKGIMAWLDVRDGEHYKFDDGTKNAIFIIQGNANTSADMRVDALKRIQSDLAECMPQLEFEIQVIEG; this is translated from the coding sequence ATGAAATTTATTATGGACGAAAGTATTGGCGCGCTTGGGATTAAAAGCATTGCGATTGGGATTGCAAAAAATGTAGATCCACAAGCTTCCTTATCAGAAGCCTTTTTAAAGAAGCAAAAAGAGATGGAAGAATGGGCATTGAAATGCGATGTTGATGAAGTATTCAATCATCCGGTCATTCAGGGATACACTGATATGCTGCAAAGCGTGGGGCGCAGTATCAAGAAATATATGCCGACCGTTCCGGCTCTTATCCGAAACATTCAGCACCGCGGTTCTATTCCGCATATTAATAGCGTTATCGATATTTACAACGTCGAGTCGTTACGTTCACTTTTGGCAATAGGCGGACACGACCTTGCTAAAGTAGACGGGCAGATAGAGTTTACCGTCAATAAAGAAGAAGGCGTTTTCCTTCCCATCCTATCCACGGAAAAGCATGTTGCTAAAACCGATTACGTGTACCGCGATTCAAAAGGTATTATGGCATGGCTGGATGTCCGGGATGGGGAACATTATAAATTTGATGACGGGACAAAAAATGCAATCTTTATCATTCAGGGAAATGCCAATACGTCCGCCGATATGCGTGTAGACGCGCTCAAGCGGATTCAAAGCGATTTAGCGGAGTGTATGCCCCAGTTGGAATTTGAGATACAGGTTATCGAGGGGTAA